A region of the Perognathus longimembris pacificus isolate PPM17 chromosome 7, ASM2315922v1, whole genome shotgun sequence genome:
GATCCAAGAGTACTCAATGGTACTAGAGCTTTAATTCAGGACCGCCATCAACTTTTTCAGTCTTAGCTgtcattttaccacttaagccacacccctacttccaggttttttgttggttaactggagataaaaatctcttggatttgtttgccaggcctggctttgaaccttgagcctcagatcttagcctcctggttaGCTAATATTAAAGGTTTGAGACATGAATGTCTGGCTAGGAACTTTAATTTTAAATCATGAGCACACAGAAAATATCAATACAGTGAACACAGGGAGACAGAAACAAGAGAATCCACAGCTCTAGACTTGTTTGGTAAGATCCTATCTGGGGTCTTATGATAAAGATAGTGATGGTTTTACCTCCCATACTGTCTGGAAACTGAAAAATTGTGAAAcagctgatgctggtggctcatgcctgtagaccTAGTTGGCTGGGAGATTGAGATTGGGATGATTGTGATTCAAGGAAGGCTGGAGTAGAAGAGGTCACATGCTTGCTTCTCAGTGCATGGCTGGGCAGTAAGTAGGCAGATTTCAGTCCTGTGCATGCCCAGTAGGAAGCTAGAAACTAACCTAAAAATAAACCCCCAAACAGGGCTAACGAATAGCTCAGAGAAactgggcacaggtggttcatgcctgtaatcctagctacttaggaggctgagatctgaggataatagttcaaatgccagcccaggcagtaaagtcagtgagacttttatctccaattaaccaccagaaaactggaagtggcactgtggctcaagtggtagagcactagttttgaggtgaagagctcagggacagtgcccaggcctagagttcaagctccacaaccgaccTACCCTGaaaagctcagaggtagagtgccagcctagcaatcTCAAGCAACGCCCTGGAGTCcaatctcagtactgccaaagaaggaaaaagaaagaaagaaagaaaaaaagaacattgtgCAATCACCTTACCTCTAGTTGGGCTAGCTTTTCTTGCACCTTACAAAACTGGTCATCATCTACCTGAACTGCTTTCCGCATCACTTCTCCCATTTCACAGATTCTGTCGATTTGACTCTCAATTGCCTGTGAAAaatgttaaatggaaaattcttttGAATAGATATGAAGAACACAATAACATGTGCATTTTGATTTTTGAACATTTATTATAATATACCTTAAAAATTAACATGTTAATGAGCTGAAAATGTTCATTTAATCTATGCTATAGAAGTTACACTAAAATCTAATACAGTACATGATATACAATAAGCTTCTGATATTCACACATAATTTTCCAAAATATCAGTTTtagctgggtgtagtggcacatgcctgtaatcctagcactcaggaggctgaggcaagagaaacgtttgaagtcagcctggatttCAtagtaagatcttgtctcaaTACGTTTATTGGTAAGAAGCTTACCAAAGTACAAGATGCCTTATCTTTGGATAGATTTCTCAGAATGTATACCTACATGAGCAAAACTCTGCTTTCCAAGTTTTCTTCTCTGGACCACAGAAAATATTTACCTTTTGCTTTTATATGAAAGCCATTCAGATGTTTAAAATATTCCTTTCCTCTAAAACATTTAAGTCAGTAATATGTATCCAAAGGAATCTAAGATGTAACTTATCTTTTACAGTTGCAAATATTGAGGCTTAATCTATTTTTGTGTGCATATaccagtaatggagcttgaacccagggcctcacactcttccttatttttttcacttatggctggtgctccatcacttaagccactccttcacttctagctttatgctggctaattggaaataagaatctcacagatttgtctgtctgagctgactttgaaccacaatcttcagatctcagtctcctgagtaactaggcttataggcatgagcccccagcacctggctgaagctGCCATCTATGAATACAAGATTACATAATACAAACTGAGAAGCATTCCACAACTGAAAACAATTACTCATTCTCCCAATTAAATTACAAGCAACCAAGGTATGGAAAGGATGCCTTCTTATAAAAACTGTGTTTTTCTAATAGCAATAATTTAATAATGATTTATTGCTGGCCTGTGTAATCCAGAAACTATTCTTCTTACAATGAAGAAACTTATAGGTCTTGCTTCTTACAATCAAGATACTTAGTTcagtaaaatgtaaatataaccACCAGCCAAGTGTTTCCTGTGCCTCTTCAAAATTAACAGGTATTTTGGATGAATTGACtttgctctgtagcccaggctgaccttaagGTCATCACAACGAGCCTCTGTCTCCTCCCAAACCCCTTATCATGATGaaaacagatctttttttttttttttttttgccagtcctgggccttggactcagggcctgagcactgtccctggcttctctttgctgaaggctagcactctgccacgtgagccacagcgccacttctggacattttctatatatgtggtgctggggaatcgaacccagggcttcatgtatatgagtcaagcactcttgccactaggctatattcccagccctgaaaacagATCTTGATGGGGGTGAAGAACAACTTTAACCTTACTCAGGAGGACCTGAGCATCCCCTCAGCCCTTTCTCCCTATTTCTATCTTCAGAAAGGTACAGCAAAATCAACAAGTATGATAAACTTGAAAGAAATACtttttcaacaaaacaaaaccaagtacaCAAACTAAAACAGTCTTGCAATATAAAGTCAGCTCTAGAATTGATTTATCAGTGTTTCTTACTGCAGAGTGAGACtggtgagctctgaggactggtCCTGTATCCATTGCTTTCTTAGCAACCATTAACTGTAGCATCTGCTTCCGGTACTTGCTCATGATAAGTTCTAAAGCATCCTGGTGCTCCTCCAGGGAAATCCACAGCTctgacaaaacaataaaacaaaatggcagCGATGTCTGTGAGAGAGCGCTCACCCAGCCAAGCATCCTAGggaagccttctgaggaatactCCCAGTCTCCAAACTAAGCATTTGGGCATTTTATGAAACCCCATGAGTTACTTTTAATTCACAGTAATGAGCCAGTATCTAAGTCCATAAAAATAAACAGGCCTCTATGAAAAGTAACTTTTTAGGAGAGGCAGCCTAGTCTGAGAAATAACAAGATGTACAGTTAGAATGCATGGGTTCTGTGGTTAACACTCATAAGCAATAGATCATTTAATTTGTTtctccagccctatttttctttttcagtgttggggatcaaatcagggcctcatgcttgctgggcaagtgctttgtcactgagctgcatcccaggTCAGATTCTATTTCTCACTTGCATTGTGTAAGTAATAGATTTGTTTACCTTGAAATGAAGATATGATAACCTAAGCAGAAACCTAGCAAAATGATAGGTGTGAAAGCTGTAATCTGGTATACAACTATTATATCATTATCAGCCCTAAGAATATATAACTGAGAATATAATTCTGCTCTTCCATCTTGCAAAAGACTGCATAAAACCTTCAATTTCAACTACAATTTGCATCCTAGAATTTAAATTTTAGGCCCTTGAGAATAGGAACTCTTGTTATACAAGCCTccacctttaaaaaaatccaggtgggcatcaaggccttgcacttgtaatcctagccactcacatggctgacatttgaggaccatggttccaggccagtagcaaagtccaggagattctttatattcaattaaccacaaagaaaataggaattggagctgtggctcaaagtggtagagccctagccttgtgcgataaagctcaagggcagcgcccgggccctgagtcccagctccaggcctggcatgcatgcatgcacgtgcgtACACGTACACGTAcacgtaaacacacacacacacaccaagccatATGTGATGTGTGTGAATGCAAAAGCAGTCAGATAATCTTAAGAAGGTTCATGTGACATACTGTTATTAGAGAACTCAACAATCAAAAGCAAtgatcatagataaacaatgtgCACTTCTGTGAACTTTTAAGGCGGTTTTGTAACAACTTTCAAACTACTGCCAGActtgaaaagggggggggggggaagcccaaTATAGTAACTACACAACAGATCTGACTAacctctattttcctgctgcaAGTCTCTAATCTGTGTGTTCTCTTGGGACAGCAGAATGTGAGGTTTGTATTTGGCAATGTCTCTCACGTCGGATGTATCCTCTTGATACTGGATAGACAGATGGCAGACAGAAGAGCGTGTAAACAGCAAGGGTGGCAGCACTGGAATGGAACTGATAGGCGTCGGCCCCGGTCGACGCGCTCGGGTCGGAGCCAGTTACGGCTgagcccgccgccgcccgcgtccCCGTCCGCGtccccgtccccgccccgcgGCACCGGCGTACAGGCCTCCGCCTGACCTGGTCGGGAAGCGCCGAGCCCGCTTCCCGCATGGCGGCCACTCGCCGGTGCAGCGCCGCGGACTGGTCTACCAGGGACTCGGCGGCCGCGTCGTGCTCCCGCAGCCTCTCCAGTAGCGTCTTGGCGTCCGTCAGGATCTTCTCGATGGTGCAGCTCATAGCGCCGGACCACAACAGCCCGGCCCCGCACACCGACGTCAGAGCTCCCGGAACCGACCTCAGGGTTCTACGCGTCACTTCCGGGATCCTTCACAAGGCGCTTCCGCAGTGGAGTTGCGCGTGCGCAGTAGAAGTCTAGCCTTCCCTTCGCGACCCTACGGACGTGCTGGGCCTAGATGTAGGGTTAAGTTGATGGGTTTGTTCCTCACAAAACTTAATTCTTTAGGATGTGTGCTGGTATGGCCTtggctcttttggtcaaggctagatgACTATCAgtttagctacagctccactccggCTTCatgctggttgattagagattctcatgggctttcctgcctggattggctttcaactgccatcctcagctatctgcctcctaagtagctcggaTTACCGGCGTGAATCATCAATGCCCAGCTAACAGCATACTTTAATCATAGATTCTCAACAAACATTCACTACCCTAAACCTGTAGTCCTGACCATAATGTGGGTCTTCTACTGACTACTAAAAGAAGGCAAAGATAAACATTTCCTTTTAGGTAGGAAATCAGACTTGTATACTGAAGGATTGACTCCCACCATACTATCCCAGGCAAAACACCAGGTATGCATGAGCATGCTTgacacaggcaggaaaatctgaccTAAGCCTGACTGTAAATATTACACTGTGGGCCTAACTGAAAATTCCCACCTCCCTCAGCCCTAATAGTCTTTCAATAACCTGTTTCCTTGCTTAGACCCCATAAAAGCCAAACTGCAACCCTCACTTCTTGAATAACCTCATCCTGCAAAAGGTTGCTGCCCCTGGCTTCtgtgcctcaataaacagtcctggcCTGTTAAGAGTTGACTCCACCCTGTTGTCTCTCCTCCAGTTTCCTAACATACACATGTAATGATATACAGGACAGAAGGGAAAGTTGCATGCtgtttgctcacacctgtaatcccagctactcagagactgagatctgaggagcaaaattcaaagccagctccagcaggaaagtccctgagatccgAGATCCTtagcttcaattaatcaccaaataacTGGAGGAAGAGCTGTGGATGAACtgttagggcactagccttgagcaacagcgctcagagacagtgcccaggccctgagttcaagctcctgctCTTGcaaggcttttctgctcaaggctagtgctctactgctagagccacagttctgcttccagatttttttttctttttttaatttattaattaaacaaatttttttgacaaggtgttgtgcaaaaggggtagttacatagtagggcagtatgtacatttcttgtgttatcttacaccgtgtttttctttaccttccctaggtcaggtagacatatatacaatacacaatgtaccaagaacatatacagatggggctggggatatagcctagtggcaagagtgcctgcctcggtatacccgaggccctaggttcgattccccagcaccacatatacagaaaacggccagaagcgacgctgtggctcaagtggcaagagtgctagccttgagcgggaagaagccagggacagtgcttaggccctgagtccaaggcccaagactggccaaaaaaaaaaaaaaaaaaaaaagaacatatacaggagccacatggcctacgccaaagaaaattcgcctaggtctttaaatgtaatgtctacagtagtatgttgacaatagtcttatatgaacgtacatacatagcttttgagctattgtgatccactgagaggtcaatttttgaccgttatatgttgagtagttgtttggttttagttacataatgtagggtctctgacccaaacctgtgggaaataccatttgacaagaggttttttgtttcacagacctggtctctactgtctccccgtcaccccatcttaacagtcatatatcagggagatcatgcccctttgttttctgtgttctaggcttgtctcgctcaacattatttgttcaagttctgaccatttccctgcgaataccaatatttcaccatttctaattgctatgtagtattccattgtgtataggtaccatattttttggatccattcatctgtggaggggcttctgggttgtttccatattttggctattgtgaattgtgcagcgataaacatgtgcttccagatttttgatggttaactgaggctgagtctcagggactttcctgcttggttggcttcaaatctccatcctcagattgcagccttctgagctgctatgattacaggtgtgttttGGGCCAGGTCCTCCCCCtgtgtttctttctctgctttctgaTTGCCAGGACAGGAACTTCTCTGCTCCTCACCATAACCGACGGATACTTCATCAGTCAAAAGAATTGTTCGCCCAAAGCCACAGTTCTTTGCACACTTTTCGAGACTGTGGGCCGGGGGCAGAGGATTGTTTCGTCTTTTCGCGCTCAGCCCACCTACCTGCTCCGGGTCTGTGCCTTGGCCTGCCATTCTGGTTAGCAGCCGCTCCCAGAACGCTGgtgagtcccccccacccccagatgacagtgccagggggcggggcgggccggggtggggcagTATCGCGAGACCCCGTGGTCTCGCGGGGCGTGGCTCGCCCAAATTGACCGTTATTCTTGTGGATAACCGTTAAGCTGCCAGGCGCCCTCAGAAGAAGGAGCCGCACCTGTTTCCCGCCTTTTCGGAGGCCCGCAGCCGAGGCTCGCAGGCCAAGGCTCGCGGGGTCCGCTCATGTCCTGGTAGAGAGCGGCCCACGCGGGCAACGCGCCGTGCTTCCGGCTTGTTCTTCGAAGGTGAGAGGCAGGTGTTCGAGTTCCTTTTCCCAAGATGGAATCCGGAGTGGGGCGGGGCAgccggggcgggaggggaggccgcGCGCGACACTGGCGCCAGAAGGGCTGGAGGCGCGAAGGCTGGAGGCGGCGCCTGAGCGCTGGTTCGTTCCTGGGTacccgggggagggggcgaggggcaGGGGCATGGGTTGCAGGGGACCCGGGGATGCGGGGGTCTGTGGGGTGGGGCCCCTCGTGGAAGACTCCCTTCCCCCCACAGACGGCACGGGCTCGGGGTGGAGGTCCTCCCACAGACGGCACGGGTCCGGCGGGCGGTGGAAGGTGGCGGGCAGGTGGAATGAGGCGGGAAGACTGGCGGCGGGTGTGTTAGGGGCTCACAGTAGGGTTGCGTAGAAATGGGGGCGCTGGCCGATGGGTGGGCGCAGTGGACAAGCTGCGGGCGTGAGGCGCCCGGCCGCGGGGCAGAGAGGCTTGACCGTGGGTTCCGGGGCCTGTGGGCCGGGGCAACTGAGCGACCCTCATCACCAGTTGACCTTTATCTTAAGAAGCATCAGCGCTGTCCTCAGGTTGCAGTGTAACGCTTTCCACCGCCCCTTCCCGGAGCCAATAGGTAATTTGCTggagagaaaatggaaatgcAAAAGCCCTTTAAGTTGTTTGTGCCTCCAAGACTAAGCAGCAGTCAGGTGTCAGCTGTGAAACCTCAGACCTCCGGTGGGGAGTCCAGTTTCTTCAAGGTAAATTTTCATTTGAGTCTTTTTTTGGAGTCCTTGTTGGCTTTACAGTTTTTGCTTcctagcttttcttcttttcttccttctttctgtcacaATCAGTGAGACCACTTAGATGACATTCGGagatggaaagaattttattCAGCTGGAAAGTACTTGCGCACCAGGACTGCACTCGAGGTccggatctcaagatgcagtccggagccatctcagaaggctgtttttaaacccccaaaccacaggaatttctCAGTTTGCCTAATTGTAATGGTTCGTTAATTTCCCGAACTCTCCAGGAACCAGTTCATTACTTTCGAGAAATATCCAGAAACCGTTTTCATTACCTTCAAGGAATGTCCAGAAACCGGTTTCAAACAGGTCAGGGATTCTTGACCAGAATGGAAACCATCTGGTGACAGGATGTAGTGCTCCCtgggggattacaggtgtgggcaatACAGAGTGAAACAGGTGTGAGCAATTGCAACCACATAATACAGAGCAAAACAGGTGTGGACAATTGCAAGTACATAATACCGGGCAAAGGGCCAGTTTCAGagaagtcatggggcttgaactcagggtgtgagcgcTGCCCCtaggctcttttgctccaggccacagcgccactttcggttttcagatggttaattggaggtaagagtttgtggattttcctgcttgggctggctttgaactgtgattttcagatttcactcttctgagtagctaggattagagatgtgagccaccggtgtccagcTTTCATaatccgcccccccacccccaataagcATAACTTGGTTTGCCCAAGGATTTTGAATTGCATCACTGTAGGACCCTTGGGCCTTACTGTATGTGTACACATCATTTACTTAAATATCTAATAACTATCTGTGGAACTCTGTATATATAGTAGGATCTATTTGCTTCTTTCCTTAAGAAGTCTGAGGCCATTTATAAGATATATAAAATAAGGCAGTCAAATATAGATCAGGCAGATTTCCAAAGAATTGGATAAATGCTGACATAGGGGCAATAAATTAGTATTCTGAGTTTGAGGTTTTGCTCAGAGCTTTTTGGGCAACAGGATAAAGAAGAAAATCCCCTTATGAAAGTGAAGctttggtctgggaatgtggcttagtggtagagtgcttgtctagcatgcatgaagccttgggttcaattcctcagtaccacatagatagaaaaagccaagtggtgctgtggctcaagtggtagagtactagccttgagcagaagaagctcagggatagtgtccaggccctgagttcaaacccaggactggcaaaaaaaaaagtgaagctttTACCAAGTTTCTCAGGTGAAACAAAGCTTTTGATACCAcggattaatttttaaaaattgcttactTGTGTATTACTTTATATTGGAGGTAGATTggtgcattttgtttgttttgtgtgctggtcttggggcttgaatttagggcctggaagctgttttTAAATGCTCAGTGCTAgcatcatttaagccacagcattacttctggcctttttgtggttaattgaagagtcttactgacttttcctgcccagtctcgcttggaactgtgatcctcagaaatcttagtctcttgaggagctatgattacaggtatgagctaccagcaataTTTTAACTTATAtattgtagaaaaaaattaatcagtGCTACAGCCAagatacacatttaaaaatatattcagagcTTGGTGTGGTAGCACAaaattgtaatcccagcactagagaaGCAGAGCCAGAGGATCTTAAGTTTCAgaccagcctagactacatagaAAGATTGGCTTAACATTCcaaatgaaaaactgaaaaaatgctattaaatgaagacaattttcaatttgaggggaaaataaggaaatctaAGGAAACAACTAATATTTCATGCTATTAATGAGTGAAATTAGTCTTGAATAATtgtattaaattatttataattacatatgttTAGTTATATATATAGATTTATTTTAGTAGTGAATATACTTAAAATATAGCATATCTTACAATATACTTAAAATTTAACATGCGCTATTTGCATATCAAaatagtgtgtgtggggggttgtATGTTAACTTAAGTGATTGCTAGGCACGTGCTATGCTCCTAGCAATTTttaattggttatttttgagatagtgtctctaTTTGTGCCTGGACTTGCCTGTATTGTGTAACTGGGGATAGCACGTACATGCTGCGATGCCCAGCCTTTAGTTCAGAACATTTTTGCCCAGGTGTGCCTTGGTGATTCCTCATTCTCAAGCAGCTAGAGTTTTTAGCTATTGTATATATATAGCAAAGACCTTAAAATTACAGTGTCTTCTTTAAGCAGGTAAGTATATACATGTTTGTGTGTTACACTGCTGGGTTTCTAGGTGGTTTGGAACAATATATTTAAGAACTTTATATTTTCAGAATTTCAACAAATGTATTGAAGATGAATTTGGTTTTCCATTTGCAATGACCAGTATCTCCAAAAATGGGAAAAACATTGATTCAGGTAAGAGCCTTAGGGAAGCAATATATAGGTTTACATAGAATCATCTTAT
Encoded here:
- the Sike1 gene encoding suppressor of IKBKE 1 gives rise to the protein MSCTIEKILTDAKTLLERLREHDAAAESLVDQSAALHRRVAAMREAGSALPDQYQEDTSDVRDIAKYKPHILLSQENTQIRDLQQENRELWISLEEHQDALELIMSKYRKQMLQLMVAKKAMDTGPVLRAHQSHSAAIESQIDRICEMGEVMRKAVQVDDDQFCKVQEKLAQLELENKELRELLSISSESLQVRRENSVDLASQPIK